The following are from one region of the Candidatus Kapaibacterium thiocyanatum genome:
- a CDS encoding NAD(P)-dependent alcohol dehydrogenase, with protein sequence MKAAVHRVYGPPETVSIERIAVPVPAKGELLVRVRATTVNRTDSGFRSAEYFVSRFFSGLFRPKFNVLGNEFAGDVVATGGAVTSARIGDRIFGFNDVHFGAHAEYMLVKDSDAFATIPDGLSYAEAAPITEGAHYALCNLRAAKVKAGQTILVNGGTGAIGSAAIQLSKVMGLTVTAVCGPDHVELVRSLGADRVLDYSREDFTTLGDRFDVVFDAVGKSTWAKCKPLLEEHGIYMSTELGPYLQNPLFALFTPLAGGKRLLFPLPTISKDDVNYLRELVATSKFRPLIDRYTALEDIVETYRYVEKGFKVGNVVVQL encoded by the coding sequence ATGAAGGCCGCCGTCCATCGCGTGTACGGTCCACCCGAAACGGTTTCCATCGAACGCATCGCCGTTCCCGTTCCGGCGAAGGGCGAGCTTCTCGTGCGTGTGCGGGCGACGACGGTGAACAGAACGGACAGCGGATTCCGCAGCGCCGAATACTTCGTCTCCCGCTTCTTCAGCGGACTGTTCCGTCCGAAGTTCAACGTGCTCGGAAACGAGTTCGCCGGCGACGTCGTCGCCACCGGCGGTGCAGTGACGTCGGCCAGGATCGGCGACCGGATCTTCGGCTTCAACGACGTCCACTTCGGCGCCCATGCCGAATACATGCTGGTGAAGGATTCGGATGCGTTCGCGACGATACCCGACGGACTGTCGTATGCCGAAGCGGCTCCGATCACCGAAGGCGCACACTATGCATTATGCAACCTGCGTGCGGCGAAGGTGAAGGCGGGACAAACCATTCTCGTCAATGGCGGTACGGGAGCGATCGGGTCCGCGGCCATCCAGTTGTCGAAGGTCATGGGGCTGACCGTCACTGCCGTATGCGGTCCGGATCATGTCGAACTGGTGCGTTCGCTCGGCGCCGACAGGGTACTGGACTACAGCAGGGAGGACTTCACGACGCTCGGCGATCGCTTCGACGTCGTCTTCGATGCCGTAGGCAAGAGTACCTGGGCGAAGTGCAAACCCCTGCTCGAGGAACACGGCATCTACATGTCCACCGAACTCGGACCGTATCTTCAGAATCCGCTGTTCGCCCTCTTCACCCCATTGGCTGGCGGCAAGCGCCTGCTGTTCCCCCTGCCGACCATCAGCAAGGACGACGTGAACTATCTCCGCGAGCTCGTCGCGACCTCGAAGTTCCGTCCACTCATCGACCGCTACACGGCGCTCGAAGATATCGTCGAGACGTACCGATACGTGGAGAAGGGATTCAAGGTGGGGAATGTGGTGGTCCAACTGTGA